Proteins encoded by one window of Micromonospora coxensis:
- a CDS encoding amidohydrolase family protein, with translation MMLVTAAVVLPGPAGESIVDGGVLVDDAHIAAVGPRATLEGVAPPDTPHLDFPTATLLPGLVNGHVHLAMDASPDPLGALLRSEPATLAVDMAHRAARLLAAGVTTVRDLGDRDGLALRLRDAIDAGTRPGPRILTAGSPLTIPRGHCHFLGGVVEGVAGIRAKVAELAAAGVDVVKVMAGGGHLTPGGPRMWESQFSRAELRTVVEEAGRHGLPVAAHAHGLTAIADAVAAGVDSVEHCTGMDGQGRMRRYDDLMREMADRGVAACCTTCGPDWRSVRAAEGDDVARRTYERLVLLEQFGVPLITGTDAGVANASFDDLVGLLELYHWLGFPADRVVELATVASAAAIGLGAVTGRLAAGYSADLLVVEGDPLVDLSALARIRLVVARGRAYPAGDVTRPATMTSTDSEEGLR, from the coding sequence ATGATGCTGGTCACCGCCGCGGTCGTGCTGCCCGGTCCGGCCGGCGAGAGCATCGTCGACGGCGGCGTGCTCGTCGACGACGCCCACATCGCCGCCGTCGGCCCACGGGCCACCCTGGAGGGCGTCGCGCCCCCGGACACCCCGCACCTCGACTTTCCCACCGCGACGCTGCTGCCGGGGCTGGTCAACGGGCACGTGCACCTGGCCATGGACGCCAGCCCGGATCCGCTCGGCGCGCTGCTGCGGTCCGAGCCCGCCACCCTCGCGGTCGACATGGCGCACCGGGCGGCACGGCTGCTCGCCGCCGGTGTCACGACCGTGCGTGACCTCGGCGACCGGGACGGGCTGGCCCTGCGGCTGCGCGACGCGATCGACGCGGGCACCCGTCCCGGCCCCCGCATCCTCACCGCCGGCAGCCCGCTGACCATCCCGCGCGGCCACTGCCACTTCCTCGGCGGAGTGGTCGAGGGGGTGGCCGGGATCCGGGCGAAGGTGGCCGAGCTGGCAGCGGCGGGCGTCGACGTCGTCAAGGTCATGGCCGGCGGCGGGCACCTCACCCCCGGCGGGCCACGGATGTGGGAGAGCCAGTTCTCCCGGGCCGAGCTGCGCACCGTCGTCGAGGAGGCCGGCCGGCACGGCCTGCCGGTCGCTGCCCACGCGCACGGCCTCACCGCCATCGCCGACGCGGTCGCCGCCGGGGTCGACAGCGTCGAGCACTGCACCGGCATGGACGGGCAGGGCCGGATGCGACGGTACGACGACCTGATGCGGGAGATGGCCGACCGTGGCGTCGCCGCCTGCTGCACCACCTGCGGGCCGGACTGGCGCTCGGTGCGCGCCGCCGAGGGCGACGACGTCGCGCGCCGCACGTACGAGCGACTGGTCCTGCTCGAACAGTTCGGCGTACCCCTGATCACCGGGACCGACGCCGGGGTGGCGAACGCGTCCTTCGACGACCTGGTGGGCCTGCTGGAGCTGTACCACTGGCTGGGGTTCCCGGCGGACCGGGTCGTGGAGTTGGCCACGGTCGCCTCCGCCGCGGCGATCGGCCTCGGCGCCGTGACCGGGCGGCTCGCCGCCGGGTACAGCGCGGACCTGCTGGTCGTCGAGGGCGATCCGCTGGTCGACCTGAGCGCCCTGGCCAGGATCCGGCTGGTCGTGGCCAGGGGCCGGGCCTATCCGGCCGGCGACGTCACCCGGCCGGCGACCATGACGAGTACCGACAGCGAGGAGGGCTTACGGTGA
- a CDS encoding BadF/BadG/BcrA/BcrD ATPase family protein, producing MRAADPGAATLVAIDAGGSHTRVLAVRPDGSREHRVRPSVNPHATGPAADRTLHEVFAGIGVAAGAAPVLGWLASAALDPEDPEPELTRLRRAAEAAGLSARLVVSNDVVPLLWGVPALAGAGIALVCGTGSGFLGVDRRGTVARAGGCEYLGSDEGGAVDIGRQGLCAAVRALDGRGPRTALVSLLTRAGGSTLPALARAIAAQPYPKQRLADLAPLVCAGWRDGDAVCADILDRAATELVTGVRAVRRRLSLPAGFAVATVGGVFSGCPPFQAMVADRLRADLGAGHVEQVDTSAETVLGALRHLLTDGRPLAVPAAIDGRHAWILTT from the coding sequence GTGCGGGCCGCTGACCCGGGCGCCGCCACCCTCGTCGCGATCGACGCCGGGGGCAGCCACACCCGCGTCCTGGCGGTACGGCCCGACGGGTCCCGTGAGCACCGCGTCCGGCCGTCGGTGAACCCGCACGCCACCGGGCCGGCGGCCGACCGGACCCTGCACGAGGTGTTCGCCGGGATCGGTGTCGCGGCGGGCGCCGCGCCGGTGCTTGGCTGGCTGGCCAGCGCCGCGCTGGACCCGGAGGACCCGGAGCCGGAGCTGACCCGGCTGCGCCGGGCCGCCGAGGCCGCCGGCCTGTCCGCCCGGCTCGTGGTCTCCAACGACGTCGTCCCGCTGCTGTGGGGGGTGCCGGCGCTGGCCGGCGCGGGCATCGCCCTGGTGTGCGGCACCGGCTCCGGCTTCCTCGGGGTGGACCGGCGCGGCACGGTCGCGCGGGCCGGGGGATGCGAGTACCTGGGCAGCGACGAGGGCGGCGCCGTCGACATCGGACGGCAGGGCCTGTGCGCGGCGGTGCGGGCACTCGACGGCCGGGGACCCCGCACCGCCCTGGTCTCCCTGCTGACCCGGGCCGGCGGGAGCACGCTGCCCGCGCTCGCCCGGGCCATCGCCGCCCAGCCGTACCCGAAGCAGCGGCTCGCCGACCTCGCGCCGCTGGTGTGCGCCGGCTGGCGCGACGGCGACGCGGTCTGCGCGGACATCCTCGATCGCGCGGCCACCGAACTGGTCACCGGCGTCCGGGCGGTGCGCCGCCGGCTGTCCCTGCCGGCCGGCTTCGCCGTCGCCACGGTGGGTGGCGTCTTCAGCGGCTGTCCGCCGTTCCAGGCGATGGTCGCCGACCGGCTCCGCGCCGACCTCGGCGCCGGTCACGTCGAGCAGGTCGACACGAGCGCGGAGACGGTGCTCGGCGCGCTGCGACACCTGCTCACCGACGGGCGCCCGCTCGCGGTGCCGGCGGCGATCGACGGACGGCACGCCTGGATCCTGACGACCTGA
- a CDS encoding mycothiol-dependent nitroreductase Rv2466c family protein, protein MTARAKVDLWFDPMDPWSWIVSRWLLEVERVREIDLGFHVMSVSLINADREVPAQYQDDPEAFLARMRKAWGPVRVATAAVALKGDEVLRDLYTAVGTRIHERGDADYDRVVREALAEVGLPAELAEAAHGEEHDARLKESTERGMRPVGTDVGSPIVHIGRLAFFGPVISRIPRGEQAGRFFDSLAGLAEFPHFWELKRTRTEEPEFS, encoded by the coding sequence GTGACTGCACGGGCCAAGGTGGACCTCTGGTTCGACCCGATGGATCCCTGGTCGTGGATCGTGTCGAGGTGGCTGCTCGAGGTGGAGCGGGTACGCGAGATCGACCTCGGCTTCCACGTGATGAGTGTGTCCCTGATCAACGCCGACCGTGAGGTGCCGGCCCAGTACCAGGACGACCCCGAGGCGTTCCTGGCGCGGATGCGCAAGGCGTGGGGGCCGGTCCGGGTGGCCACCGCCGCCGTGGCGCTCAAGGGCGACGAGGTGCTGCGCGACCTCTACACCGCCGTCGGCACACGGATCCACGAGCGCGGGGACGCCGACTACGACCGGGTGGTGCGGGAGGCGCTGGCCGAGGTCGGCCTGCCCGCCGAGCTGGCCGAGGCCGCGCACGGCGAGGAGCACGACGCCCGGCTCAAGGAGAGCACCGAGCGGGGCATGCGCCCGGTGGGCACGGACGTCGGCTCGCCGATCGTGCACATCGGCCGGCTGGCGTTCTTCGGGCCGGTGATCTCCCGGATCCCCCGGGGCGAGCAGGCCGGCAGGTTCTTCGACTCGCTGGCCGGGCTGGCCGAGTTCCCGCACTTCTGGGAGCTCAAGCGGACCCGTACCGAGGAGCCGGAGTTCTCCTGA
- a CDS encoding SDR family oxidoreductase produces the protein MTPAPPVVIVGRGLIGAAVARRLRSQGHLTTTVGVTPDPTGEHLAVDLAGAPGRAALGAAVRRLRPRVVVLTHGPSDVTWIEDHEDRAAEAHVGTARTVAELGVPTLLVSTDNVFPGDRPLRRPTDPVAPANAYGRVKAAAERAVRDTGQGLVLRVSLVYGWTDQHRATYGQRCLAAAHRREPLLAPVDQDFTPVHVSDVAHVLAALCATPTLPVGVRHLAGPEQLSRYDFARLAYRLCGADEGLVRPCRRAETQWASRPRYSSLACDDFAAALGVDGWLPMSAEAGLRAMLAEAPVTGNARAGR, from the coding sequence ATGACCCCCGCACCGCCGGTCGTGATCGTCGGTCGGGGACTGATCGGGGCCGCCGTCGCGCGGCGGCTCCGCAGCCAGGGGCACCTGACGACGACCGTCGGCGTCACCCCCGACCCGACGGGCGAGCACCTGGCCGTCGACCTCGCCGGGGCTCCGGGACGCGCCGCGCTGGGCGCGGCGGTGCGCCGGCTGCGTCCCCGGGTCGTCGTCCTCACCCACGGGCCCAGCGACGTCACCTGGATCGAGGACCACGAGGACCGGGCCGCCGAGGCGCACGTCGGCACCGCACGGACGGTCGCGGAGCTGGGCGTGCCGACGCTGCTCGTCTCCACCGACAACGTCTTCCCCGGCGACCGGCCCCTGCGCCGCCCCACCGACCCGGTCGCCCCGGCCAACGCGTACGGCCGGGTGAAGGCGGCAGCCGAGCGGGCGGTGCGCGACACCGGTCAGGGCCTCGTGCTGCGGGTCAGCCTGGTGTACGGCTGGACGGACCAGCACCGCGCGACCTACGGGCAACGCTGCCTGGCCGCGGCGCACCGGCGGGAACCCCTGCTCGCGCCGGTCGACCAGGACTTCACCCCGGTGCACGTCTCGGACGTCGCGCACGTGCTCGCCGCACTGTGCGCTACCCCGACGCTGCCGGTCGGCGTCCGCCACCTGGCCGGACCCGAGCAGCTGAGCCGGTACGACTTCGCGCGGCTCGCGTACCGGCTGTGCGGGGCCGACGAGGGGTTGGTCCGGCCCTGCCGGCGGGCCGAGACGCAGTGGGCCTCACGGCCCCGGTACTCCTCGTTGGCCTGCGACGACTTCGCCGCCGCGCTCGGCGTCGACGGCTGGCTGCCGATGTCGGCCGAGGCCGGACTGCGCGCGATGCTCGCGGAGGCGCCCGTGACCGGGAACGCCCGTGCGGGCCGCTGA
- a CDS encoding glycosyltransferase has translation MRPTWVTPPPTGRGRVLHVNATATGGGVAELLHGLVPAQTTAGTPTGWAVIAGDHDFFRTTKNLHHLLHGTGDAGGLDARAVAHYRAVLAPQARWLAGQVAPGDLLVLHDPQTLGLAPALAAAGARVIWHCHIGTIRPGADGPALVWDTFATDLAAVEGVVTTLPEFAPPSVAAHRRHVVPPAVDPDGPKNRPLSPDIVAATLAATGLVGGRPAADAVATVEQDRPLPPGVRVVAQVARWDPLKDMTGVVRLVPDLPDDVHLVLAGVDPTEIPDDPEGRRVLDEVRAARDAMAGPDRARVHLLLTSLRDETRAALLINAVQRRADVVVHKSLEEGFGLAVTEAMVKRRAVVAADVGGIRRQIEHDRTGLLVDPTNRAAVLAALRRLLAEPSLRHRLGAAAADVVAERFTMARLVRDYRTIVDRRAPRPAVAGPIVEEAR, from the coding sequence GTGAGGCCGACGTGGGTGACGCCACCGCCGACGGGGCGCGGGCGGGTCCTGCACGTCAACGCGACGGCGACCGGCGGCGGCGTGGCCGAACTGCTGCACGGCCTCGTCCCCGCGCAGACCACGGCCGGGACCCCGACCGGCTGGGCGGTGATCGCCGGCGACCACGACTTCTTCCGTACCACCAAGAACCTGCACCACCTCCTGCACGGCACCGGCGACGCGGGCGGCCTCGACGCGCGGGCGGTGGCCCACTACCGGGCGGTCCTGGCGCCCCAGGCCCGGTGGCTCGCCGGGCAGGTCGCCCCGGGAGACCTGCTCGTCCTGCACGACCCGCAGACCCTCGGGCTCGCCCCCGCGCTCGCCGCCGCCGGCGCCCGGGTGATCTGGCACTGCCACATCGGCACGATCAGGCCGGGAGCCGACGGGCCGGCCCTGGTGTGGGACACCTTCGCCACGGACCTCGCCGCCGTGGAGGGCGTCGTCACGACGCTGCCCGAGTTCGCCCCGCCGTCGGTGGCGGCGCACCGCCGGCACGTGGTCCCGCCCGCCGTCGACCCGGACGGACCGAAGAACCGTCCCCTGTCGCCGGACATCGTCGCGGCCACGCTCGCCGCCACCGGTCTGGTCGGCGGGCGGCCCGCCGCCGACGCCGTCGCCACCGTCGAGCAGGACCGTCCCCTCCCACCCGGCGTCCGGGTCGTGGCGCAGGTGGCCCGGTGGGATCCGCTGAAGGACATGACCGGCGTCGTCCGGCTCGTGCCCGACCTGCCGGACGACGTGCACCTGGTGCTGGCCGGCGTCGACCCCACCGAGATCCCCGACGATCCCGAGGGGCGGCGGGTGCTCGACGAGGTGCGGGCCGCGCGCGACGCGATGGCCGGTCCCGACCGGGCCCGGGTGCACCTGCTGCTCACCTCGCTGCGGGACGAGACCCGGGCCGCCCTGCTGATCAACGCGGTGCAGCGGCGGGCCGACGTGGTGGTGCACAAGAGCCTGGAGGAGGGCTTCGGACTGGCGGTGACCGAGGCGATGGTCAAGCGGCGGGCCGTGGTCGCCGCCGACGTCGGCGGCATCCGCCGGCAGATCGAGCACGACCGGACGGGCCTGCTGGTGGATCCCACCAACCGTGCGGCGGTGCTCGCCGCGCTGCGCCGCCTGCTCGCCGAGCCGTCCTTGCGCCACCGCCTCGGCGCGGCCGCGGCCGACGTCGTCGCCGAGCGGTTCACCATGGCCCGGCTGGTGCGCGACTACCGGACGATCGTCGACCGGCGGGCTCCCCGACCGGCCGTCGCCGGCCCGATCGTCGAGGAGGCACGATGA
- a CDS encoding Lrp/AsnC family transcriptional regulator has translation MASQLDKALDDVDWEIIRELQEDARLSFRALGRRINLSAPAVGERVRRLEDLGVISGYRAQINPRLAGYPLLAFVELRCARGRCLLDTSSATEHPEISEVHKLSGSYCSLLKVRTTSLDHLESLLERLGRHGEIRSTLVLSTQHEDGRVSVPRDDWRSATRHTGWRRQ, from the coding sequence ATGGCATCTCAATTGGACAAGGCGCTGGACGATGTCGACTGGGAGATCATCCGCGAACTCCAGGAGGATGCCCGACTGTCGTTCCGCGCGCTCGGCCGGCGGATCAACCTGTCGGCTCCGGCCGTCGGTGAACGGGTGCGGCGGCTGGAGGACCTCGGTGTCATCAGCGGCTACCGGGCGCAGATCAACCCCCGGCTCGCCGGGTACCCACTGCTGGCCTTCGTGGAGCTGCGCTGCGCCCGGGGGCGGTGTCTGCTCGACACCAGCTCGGCCACCGAGCATCCCGAGATCAGCGAGGTGCACAAGCTCAGCGGGTCGTACTGCTCCCTGCTGAAGGTCCGCACCACGTCCCTGGACCACCTGGAGAGCCTGCTCGAACGGCTCGGCCGGCACGGGGAGATCCGTTCCACGCTGGTGTTGTCCACCCAGCACGAGGACGGCCGGGTGTCCGTCCCCCGCGACGACTGGCGCAGCGCCACCCGGCACACCGGCTGGCGACGCCAGTGA
- a CDS encoding sugar phosphate isomerase/epimerase family protein: protein MRLGLCLAAFGGSGLKTALDHADEFGPVVLDLPTDSSLGLVDPLRCAEDPGYLDEVAALLAGREVGCVSNSRDAQLLLGPHGPHTDPVRPGDAADKRRHATTCATGAVRLAQRLGADAVRLLPGCPDFARWLSWWGSDVSWRDNVAECREHLDPIVRAARDAGVTVMIEPHPKQIVYDRASADLLFAENPQWHDVLRLCVDPANLAACGHDPVQAVRSWGARMAAVHAKDLQRWPGPAAPPGAGWSRYGPQPPIRFRALGLGELDWPGIVAALQDEGFDGTVYVEHEDALLPRQQSIRLSMDLLRRVVPARLPEGRTW from the coding sequence ATGCGGCTGGGCCTGTGTCTGGCGGCCTTCGGCGGCAGCGGGTTGAAGACGGCCCTCGACCACGCCGACGAGTTCGGGCCGGTCGTCCTCGACCTGCCCACCGACAGCTCGCTCGGGCTGGTGGATCCGCTGCGGTGTGCCGAGGACCCCGGCTACCTCGACGAGGTCGCGGCGCTGCTGGCCGGCCGCGAGGTCGGCTGCGTCAGCAACAGCCGCGACGCCCAACTCCTGCTCGGCCCGCACGGCCCGCACACCGACCCGGTCCGTCCCGGCGACGCCGCGGACAAGCGGCGGCACGCGACGACCTGCGCGACCGGCGCCGTCCGCCTGGCGCAGCGGCTCGGGGCGGACGCCGTCCGGCTGCTGCCCGGCTGCCCGGACTTCGCCCGCTGGCTGTCCTGGTGGGGCAGCGACGTCAGCTGGCGCGACAACGTCGCCGAGTGCCGCGAGCACCTGGACCCGATCGTGCGGGCGGCCCGGGACGCCGGGGTGACGGTGATGATCGAGCCGCATCCGAAGCAGATCGTCTACGACCGGGCCAGCGCCGACCTGCTCTTCGCCGAGAACCCGCAGTGGCACGACGTGCTGCGGCTCTGCGTCGACCCGGCCAACCTCGCCGCGTGCGGGCACGACCCGGTGCAGGCGGTGCGGTCGTGGGGCGCCCGGATGGCCGCGGTCCACGCCAAGGACCTGCAACGGTGGCCGGGGCCGGCCGCCCCGCCCGGCGCCGGCTGGAGCCGGTACGGTCCGCAGCCGCCGATCCGGTTCCGTGCCCTGGGCCTCGGCGAGCTGGACTGGCCGGGCATCGTCGCCGCGTTGCAGGACGAGGGCTTCGACGGCACCGTCTACGTCGAGCACGAGGACGCGCTCCTGCCCCGGCAACAGAGCATCCGGCTCAGCATGGACCTGCTGCGGCGCGTCGTCCCGGCCCGGCTACCCGAGGGGCGGACCTGGTGA
- the aroB gene encoding 3-dehydroquinate synthase: MPLPTGPGGAPHQFSADRSETYCVHVCQQETVAVQHLLREIDGRRVALVTDDRVATLHAKNLADQLRIGGVDVALTSFPAGEANKSLRTACELLDWLAGTALARRDVVLAVGGGVVIDTVGWVASAYMRGVPYVNVPTTLLAHVDAALGGKVAVDHRSAKNLIGAFYQPKAVVSNVGYLATLDRRQLAAGLAEAIKKGVIGSPALFELITDVADRVLDRDLDALEGLVRASSAVKCELLAHDPYENDLRRPLNFGHTVGHAVETVTGYGPVLHGEAVAFGMTVAAEIAASRGILAPDVHDRLVRLLRRVELPVRIADLPVPVEPDAVVAALDQIRKIRDGRIRFVLPIRLGETAIVDDVGDDEVLSVLRRLSEPDR; this comes from the coding sequence GTGCCACTGCCCACCGGACCCGGCGGAGCGCCCCACCAGTTCTCCGCCGACCGCTCCGAGACCTACTGCGTCCACGTCTGCCAGCAGGAGACCGTCGCGGTGCAGCACCTGCTGCGCGAGATCGACGGCCGTCGCGTCGCGCTCGTCACCGACGACCGGGTGGCGACCCTGCACGCCAAGAACCTCGCCGACCAGCTCCGGATCGGTGGGGTGGACGTCGCCCTGACGTCCTTTCCGGCCGGTGAGGCGAACAAGTCCCTGCGGACCGCCTGCGAGCTGCTCGACTGGCTCGCCGGCACCGCCCTGGCCCGCCGTGACGTCGTGCTCGCCGTCGGCGGGGGCGTCGTGATCGACACCGTCGGCTGGGTCGCCAGCGCGTACATGCGCGGCGTGCCGTACGTCAACGTGCCGACCACCCTGCTCGCGCACGTCGACGCCGCGCTCGGCGGCAAGGTCGCCGTCGACCACCGCAGCGCCAAGAACCTGATCGGCGCGTTCTACCAGCCGAAGGCCGTCGTCTCGAACGTCGGCTACCTCGCCACCCTGGACCGGCGGCAGCTCGCGGCCGGGCTCGCCGAGGCGATCAAGAAGGGTGTCATCGGGTCGCCCGCGCTGTTCGAGCTCATCACCGACGTGGCGGACCGCGTCCTCGACCGGGACCTGGACGCGCTGGAAGGGCTCGTCCGCGCCTCCAGCGCCGTCAAGTGCGAGCTGCTGGCGCACGACCCCTACGAGAACGACCTGCGCCGCCCCCTCAACTTCGGTCACACCGTCGGGCACGCCGTCGAGACGGTCACCGGCTACGGGCCGGTGCTGCACGGCGAGGCGGTGGCGTTCGGCATGACGGTGGCGGCCGAGATCGCCGCGAGCCGGGGCATCCTCGCCCCCGACGTGCACGACCGCCTGGTGCGGCTGCTGCGCCGCGTCGAGCTGCCGGTACGCATCGCCGACCTCCCCGTCCCGGTCGAGCCGGACGCCGTGGTCGCGGCCCTCGACCAGATCCGCAAGATCCGCGACGGCCGGATCCGGTTCGTGCTGCCGATCCGGCTGGGCGAGACGGCGATCGTCGACGACGTGGGCGACGACGAGGTGCTGTCGGTGCTGCGCCGCCTGTCGGAGCCGGACCGGTGA
- a CDS encoding SDR family NAD(P)-dependent oxidoreductase translates to MTDPSTALVTAASGTIGAAVVERLLGRGVVDRVIGVDLAAPRDPLPPGARFRQYDLSDPQAVATLTEELPDRLSVLVNVLGGERRPALRPVTDVHWPPEEVWDDILRLNLSLAYRLTRALRGRLVAGGCVCNVSSIAATMPWAVSPAYGAAKAALEHWTTSLAVVLAGQGVRVNGVRPGFVWSPQWRAVDRAEFDRVAEDRVPLRQPAADRAQRPVDVADAVAYLCSPAAAHVTGQFINVDGGAALVRAAR, encoded by the coding sequence ATGACCGACCCGTCCACCGCCCTGGTCACCGCCGCGAGCGGCACGATCGGCGCCGCCGTGGTCGAGCGGCTGCTCGGCCGTGGCGTGGTCGACCGGGTGATCGGCGTGGACCTGGCCGCGCCCCGGGATCCGCTGCCGCCCGGCGCGCGGTTCCGGCAGTACGACCTCAGCGACCCGCAGGCGGTCGCCACCCTGACGGAGGAGCTACCCGACCGGCTGTCGGTGCTGGTCAACGTGCTCGGTGGGGAACGGCGACCGGCCCTGCGCCCGGTGACCGACGTCCACTGGCCGCCGGAGGAGGTGTGGGACGACATCCTCCGGCTCAACCTGTCGCTGGCGTACCGGCTGACCCGGGCGCTGCGCGGACGGCTGGTGGCCGGCGGCTGCGTCTGCAACGTCAGCTCCATCGCGGCGACCATGCCGTGGGCGGTGTCCCCGGCGTACGGCGCGGCCAAGGCCGCCCTCGAACACTGGACCACCTCGCTCGCGGTGGTGCTCGCGGGCCAGGGGGTACGGGTCAACGGCGTCCGGCCGGGGTTCGTGTGGAGCCCGCAGTGGCGGGCCGTGGACCGCGCCGAGTTCGACCGGGTCGCCGAGGACCGGGTGCCGCTGCGGCAGCCGGCGGCCGACCGGGCGCAGCGGCCGGTCGACGTCGCCGACGCGGTGGCGTACCTCTGCTCGCCGGCGGCGGCCCACGTCACCGGCCAGTTCATCAACGTCGACGGGGGAGCGGCGCTGGTCCGCGCCGCCCGCTGA
- a CDS encoding MFS transporter translates to MGIALLKEPAPVVRGRSMTSLFIGVAMMTTAMVAASTVSTLIVADTVGSRLSGFANAAGVLGSAAGALGLGALTARRGGRSALFTVYLCALGGALLAFAGAAGTALSALLVGMVLIGIGNGGAQVARYMAADLYPEDRKAFGLSIIVWAGTVGALAGPTLVAPAGRFAEALGLPELSGAVLAAAALTALAVTVTTLLPGAGRVEARRPGFSRQRIGQVVRRPAVATALCAMLAAHLAMVTVMTMTPLQLHEHDHGLDVVGLVLSAHMIGMFALAPLSGRIADLMGGRFAVGCGVALLVAAAAAVMVAPTGHTTTLPAGLFLLGYGWNLVFVGSSSLLSRELDPAERSEVQGGVDAVVFTASIVASLAAGALFAGGGFPLVALAGGLVALAPVPLLLRRGPARTPRP, encoded by the coding sequence ATGGGAATTGCGCTCCTCAAGGAGCCGGCCCCCGTCGTACGGGGCCGCTCGATGACGTCCTTGTTCATCGGTGTCGCCATGATGACCACCGCCATGGTGGCGGCGAGCACGGTGAGCACGCTCATCGTCGCCGACACCGTCGGGTCGCGACTCAGCGGATTCGCCAACGCGGCCGGGGTGCTCGGCTCGGCGGCCGGCGCGCTCGGCCTGGGCGCGCTGACCGCACGGCGGGGCGGGCGGTCCGCCCTGTTCACGGTGTACCTGTGCGCGCTCGGCGGTGCGCTCCTCGCCTTCGCCGGCGCCGCCGGCACGGCGCTGTCCGCCCTGCTCGTCGGCATGGTGCTGATCGGCATCGGCAACGGCGGGGCGCAGGTGGCCCGGTACATGGCGGCGGACCTGTACCCGGAGGACCGCAAGGCCTTCGGGCTGTCCATCATCGTCTGGGCCGGCACCGTCGGCGCGTTGGCGGGACCGACCCTGGTCGCCCCCGCCGGCCGGTTCGCCGAGGCCCTCGGGCTGCCGGAGCTCTCCGGTGCGGTGCTCGCCGCGGCCGCGCTCACCGCGCTGGCGGTCACCGTCACCACGCTGCTGCCCGGCGCCGGCCGCGTCGAGGCCCGCCGGCCCGGCTTCTCCCGCCAGCGGATCGGGCAGGTGGTGCGACGTCCGGCGGTCGCCACCGCCCTGTGCGCCATGCTCGCCGCGCACCTGGCCATGGTCACCGTCATGACGATGACGCCGCTGCAACTGCACGAACACGACCACGGCCTGGACGTCGTCGGGCTCGTGCTCAGCGCGCACATGATCGGCATGTTCGCCCTCGCCCCGCTCTCCGGCCGGATCGCCGACCTGATGGGCGGACGCTTCGCCGTGGGCTGCGGCGTCGCCCTGCTGGTCGCCGCCGCCGCCGCCGTGATGGTCGCGCCGACCGGGCACACCACGACCCTGCCGGCCGGGCTGTTCCTCCTCGGCTACGGCTGGAACCTCGTCTTCGTGGGCAGCAGCAGCCTGCTCAGCCGCGAGCTGGACCCGGCCGAGCGCAGCGAGGTGCAGGGCGGCGTCGACGCCGTCGTCTTCACCGCCTCGATCGTCGCCAGCCTCGCCGCCGGCGCCCTCTTCGCGGGCGGTGGCTTCCCCTTGGTGGCCCTGGCCGGCGGCCTGGTCGCGCTGGCCCCCGTGCCGCTGCTGCTGCGCCGCGGTCCGGCCCGGACGCCACGGCCGTAG
- a CDS encoding HAD-IA family hydrolase encodes MTASDGALHAAGILFDLDGVLVDSGSTVDRSWQGWARRHGLDPALVLANCHGRPSAETIAALAPHLDPAAEAVALEKEQAEDTADLRPCPGAAALLAQLPGDRWAVVTSGSRALAVSRLGHVGLPVPAVLVTADDVARGKPDPEGYRAGARGLGLAPRECVVIEDARSGVRAARAAGCRVVGVRGPVLGPTSDLDALVENLAGLAVTPAASGLVLRLREAVDG; translated from the coding sequence GTGACGGCCTCCGACGGCGCCCTGCACGCCGCCGGCATCCTCTTCGACCTCGACGGCGTCCTGGTCGACTCCGGCAGCACCGTGGACCGCTCCTGGCAGGGCTGGGCCCGGCGGCACGGCCTCGACCCGGCGCTCGTGCTGGCCAACTGCCACGGCCGCCCGAGCGCGGAGACGATCGCCGCGCTGGCCCCGCACCTGGACCCGGCGGCCGAGGCGGTCGCCCTGGAGAAGGAGCAGGCCGAGGACACGGCCGACCTGCGCCCCTGCCCCGGGGCGGCGGCGCTGCTGGCACAGCTGCCCGGCGACCGCTGGGCGGTCGTCACCTCGGGCAGCCGGGCGCTGGCCGTGTCCCGGCTCGGCCACGTCGGCCTGCCCGTGCCCGCCGTCCTGGTCACCGCCGACGACGTGGCCCGGGGCAAGCCCGACCCGGAGGGGTACCGGGCCGGGGCACGGGGTCTCGGCCTCGCCCCCCGGGAGTGCGTGGTGATCGAGGACGCGCGCAGCGGCGTGCGCGCCGCCCGCGCCGCGGGCTGCCGGGTCGTCGGCGTCCGGGGGCCGGTGCTCGGCCCGACGTCGGACCTCGACGCGCTGGTGGAGAACCTGGCCGGCCTCGCCGTGACGCCGGCCGCGTCGGGGCTGGTGCTCCGCCTCCGAGAGGCCGTGGACGGATGA